The proteins below come from a single Dendropsophus ebraccatus isolate aDenEbr1 chromosome 15, aDenEbr1.pat, whole genome shotgun sequence genomic window:
- the PDCD2 gene encoding programmed cell death protein 2 encodes MAASISVIELGFVQECEPWRLRSPQFPSKVGGRPAWLGEVGVPGPERLQCGLCKKPLAFLLQVYAPCTGSFHRTIFVFTCRDPTCHRVAENRCYKVFRNNLQRKNDTYAYGPPPDSPPPHGEYPTNFQLKCGLRLCRVCGCLGPKSCSRCHKVNYCDRLHQLMDWKSQHKELCGQEFDVHRVEAADHGFLFPEYELVTEPEELDSDASLEDDFTMSQMDVESMSSNVSSNLESSMDELKLSEDELTAMAKHESEEDKAFSRFKKRISIEPEQVLRYCKGGQPLWISLQNVPGENDILNCECGAKRAFEFQVMPQLLNHLKVDSLQKSIDWGVLAVYTCSANCNAETRYVEEFLWKQDVPADSM; translated from the exons ATGGCGGCCTCCATCAGTGTGATAGAGCTCGGCTTCGTACAGGAGTGTGAGCCGTGGCGGCTGCGTAGCCCCCAGTTCCCTAGTAAAGTCGGGGGTCGCCCGGCCTGGCTGGGTGAGGTGGGGGTACCGGGGCCTGAGAGGCTGCAGTGCGGGCTGTGTAAGAAGCCCCTGGCTTTCCTCCTGCAGGTATACGCGCCATGTACCGGCAGCTTCCACAGAACCATCTTCGTGTTCACCTGCCGGGACCCCACGTGTCACCGGGTGGCGGAGAACCGCTGCTATAAAG tttttagaAACAATCTGCAAAGAAAAAACGACACTTACGCGTACGGCCCCCCTCCGGACTCCCCACCACCCCATGGGGAATACCCTACTAACTTCCAGTTAAAATGTGGTCTGCGGCTATGTAGAGTGTGCGGCTGCCTGGGGCCCAAGTCTTGCTCCAGATGTCACAAGGTGAATTACTGTGACCGACTGCATCAACTGATGGACTGGAAGTCGCAGCATAAGGAACTGTGTGGTCAGGAGTTTG ATGTGCACAGAGTTGAGGCTGCAGATCACGGGTTTCTGTTTCCGGAATATGAGCTGGTTACAGAACCCGAGGAGCTGGATTCTGACGCAAGTCTGGAAGATGATTTCACAATGAGTCAAATGGATGTGGAGTCAATGAGCTCAAACGTCTCATCGAATCTTG AGTCTTCTATGGATGAGCTGAAATTAAGTGAGGATGAGTTGACTGCGATGGCAAAGCATGAGAGCGAAGAAGACAAGGCTTTCAGCAGGTTCAAGAAGCGGATCTCAATTGAACCTGAGCag gttcTAAGGTACTGCAAAGGCGGTCAGCCACTTTGGATTTCTCTCCAAAATGTTCCAGGTGAAAATGATATCCTTAATTGTGAGTGTGGAGCCAAAAGGGCTTTTGAATTCCAG GTAATGCCACAGCTACTGAACCATCTAAAAGTGGATAGCCTTCAGAAGAGCATTGACTGGGGTGTTCTGGCCGTCTACACTTGCTCGGCCAATTGTAATGCAGAAACACGTTATGTCGAGGAGTTTCTATGGAAGCAAGATGTACCAGCAGACTCAATGTAA